A single Primulina eburnea isolate SZY01 chromosome 11, ASM2296580v1, whole genome shotgun sequence DNA region contains:
- the LOC140804954 gene encoding uncharacterized protein isoform X3: MSDDFIRLSDQQKERRKQNIYPHRLAHKGYACFAKKIAAELCDDDEINRAIIWKKGRLNKEGSFEGDDLTKRVDKIDAYIQEKREGKLKIEGPKDGILTKALETE; this comes from the exons ATGTCAGACGACTTCATT AGACTAAGTGATCAacaaaaagagagaagaaagcaGAATATATACCCTCATAGGCTTGCACATAAAGGATATGCATGCTTTGCCAAAAAAATA GCTGCTGAATTATGTGATGATGATGAGATCAATAGAGCTATTATTTGGAAGAAAGGACGACTCAACAAAGAAGGGAGCTTTGAAGGCGATGATTTGACAAAAAGAGTGGATAAGATT GATGCTTATATACAAGAAAAACGGGAGGGTAAGCTGAAAATTGAAGGGCCAAAAGATGGTATACTTACAAAAGCACTTGAGACTGAATAA